One Betta splendens chromosome 16, fBetSpl5.4, whole genome shotgun sequence genomic window carries:
- the LOC114843709 gene encoding LOW QUALITY PROTEIN: elongator complex protein 6-like (The sequence of the model RefSeq protein was modified relative to this genomic sequence to represent the inferred CDS: deleted 1 base in 1 codon) — protein MYVELNSILNSTPDTFTQGEFILVSDRRSDASFLIHHFLSFYLRARCRVCFLGLVQSFSHYSAVSQRLGVSLTQAKEKGQLIFFEGLKESLSVLVPRDANGASPAINFLRDPSVGLRSLYEFVRSSLSSFNSREKAADGAEEWGPPVLLVDDLSVLLSLGVSVGAALDFSHYCSATVCSQLQGNMVMLVRCDGEEEEEDEGSDRLLKGLTHQCSLSLHVEGLPTGYCRDIHGQVEVCWRKRRGEGLHTQKKLFQYKVHDKGASFFARGTSSTVL, from the exons ATGTACGTAGAGCTCAACAGCATCCTGAACTCAACTCCGGACACTTTCACTCAG GGTGAATTCATCCTGGTGTCGGACAGACGGAGCGATGCCTCGTTTCTCATTCaccactttctctctttttaccTACGAG CGCGGTGCAGAGTGTGTTTTCTGGGCCTGGTGCAGTCGTTCAGTCACTACAGTGCAGTCAGTCAGAGGCTG GGTGTAAGTCTGACACAAGCAAAGGAGAAAGGTCAGCTGATATTCTTTGAAGGACTGAAGGAGTCGCTGTCTGTTTTGGTTCCTCGAGATGCTAATGGAGCAAGTCCAGCCATTAACTTCCTCAG GGATCCCTCTGTCGGCCTGCGGAGCTTATATGAGTTCGTCCGTTCCAGTCTGAGCAGCTTTAACAGTAGGGAAAAGGCGGCAGATGGGGCAGAAGAGTGGGGACCTCCAGTGCTGCTGGTGGATGATCTCAGTGTTCTCCTGAGTTTGGGAGTCAGCGTTGGGGCTGCGCTGGACTTCAGCCACTACTGCAGCGCCACCGTTTGCTCACAGCTACAG GGGAACATGGTGATGCTTGTACGTTgcgatggggaggaggaggaggaggatgaaggctcAGACAGACTACTGAAGGGTTTAACCCACCAGTGCAGCCTCAGTCTTCATGTGGAGGGTCTTCCAACCGGCTACTGTAGGGACATACACGGACAG GTGGAAGTGTGTTGGAGGAAGAGACGAGGAGAGGGGCTGCACACGCAGAAGAAGCTTTTTCAGTACAAGGTC CACGACAAAGGAGCCTCCTTCTTTGCTCGTGGGACCTCCAGCACTGTTCTGTAG